The proteins below are encoded in one region of Vibrio sp. ED004:
- a CDS encoding methyl-accepting chemotaxis protein, producing the protein MLKKLSLKNKLAISASMAIILGGILVEALSFRASLQRLDTEVEQRLEGASASYNQYVSDWILSKERALTSLSKESKQESLVTHLKQVRDSASFDNVFLAFPDGSQKNANGVVLPPGNDDPRLWGWYTNAVANPSKVFMDNPTVAAATGANVVSLGTAMQLHGQQVVLGADVEITDILNSLEQVILPGEGYMFIATNKGTVYTHADTKLLNKNISSLGLDFADVQKALASGKDTSIDLNGSDYVLYARAIDGTNLITISVVNHDSLVAPLFDAVIGQVLVTLLVVIVCTVLFNLLCTILFRPLNHVSQALAQIANGSGDLTQRIHVDNQDEVGELAQNFNTFVGSLQQLIGHIRGQSEQLNSQSEQSAQRANRSVDELNHQQQEITMVATAVTEMACATQEIASHAEQTAKAAQDSAASTNSGHALVVDTKGSINNLANEVNEAGNVISELNKHAQEISTVLATIQGIAEQTNLLALNAAIEAARAGEQGRGFAVVADEVRVLSQRTHSSTEEIKSTIDILQRTTTQAVELMESSSKLAIHSVEDADRASHALEEINTAVALISDMATQIATAAEEQTHVTGEITQNVTTIKDVTDHLVVGAQDRLTESNELKSQAAGLSDKVATFKLA; encoded by the coding sequence ATGTTAAAGAAACTCTCGCTTAAAAATAAGCTGGCGATCTCTGCCAGTATGGCCATCATCCTAGGGGGGATTTTGGTCGAGGCACTTTCATTTCGTGCATCGTTGCAACGATTGGATACTGAAGTTGAACAGCGCCTGGAAGGGGCATCGGCTTCTTACAACCAATACGTATCAGATTGGATATTATCCAAAGAGCGTGCGCTCACTTCTCTGTCAAAAGAGTCTAAACAAGAAAGTTTGGTGACTCACCTGAAACAGGTTCGTGATTCTGCCTCTTTTGATAATGTCTTCTTGGCATTTCCTGATGGTTCGCAAAAGAACGCGAACGGTGTTGTGTTGCCACCGGGTAATGATGACCCACGTCTATGGGGTTGGTACACCAATGCGGTAGCAAACCCAAGTAAAGTATTCATGGACAACCCAACGGTGGCGGCGGCAACGGGCGCTAATGTTGTGTCGCTGGGTACCGCAATGCAATTGCATGGTCAGCAGGTTGTATTGGGTGCGGATGTAGAAATCACCGACATCCTTAACAGCCTTGAGCAAGTGATTCTTCCAGGTGAAGGTTACATGTTCATCGCGACCAACAAAGGCACGGTTTACACGCACGCTGACACCAAGCTATTGAACAAGAATATCAGCTCACTTGGGCTTGATTTCGCGGATGTACAAAAGGCGTTGGCGAGCGGTAAAGATACCTCGATCGACTTAAACGGCAGCGACTATGTTCTTTACGCACGTGCGATTGATGGAACAAACCTGATTACCATCAGTGTGGTTAACCATGACTCTTTGGTGGCACCGTTATTTGATGCTGTGATTGGCCAAGTGTTGGTGACATTGCTGGTTGTCATCGTATGTACTGTTTTGTTCAACCTGCTGTGTACGATTCTATTCCGTCCACTTAATCATGTATCTCAAGCGCTGGCGCAAATCGCGAATGGTAGTGGTGATTTAACTCAACGTATTCATGTTGATAATCAAGATGAAGTGGGCGAGCTTGCTCAGAACTTCAATACCTTTGTTGGCAGTCTACAGCAGTTGATTGGTCATATCCGTGGACAATCGGAGCAGTTAAACAGCCAGTCGGAGCAAAGTGCCCAGCGTGCAAATCGTTCTGTGGATGAACTTAACCACCAGCAACAAGAAATCACCATGGTGGCGACAGCAGTCACCGAGATGGCTTGTGCAACTCAAGAGATTGCATCGCATGCCGAGCAAACCGCAAAAGCTGCACAAGACTCAGCGGCAAGTACTAACAGTGGTCATGCTCTGGTTGTCGACACTAAAGGCTCAATTAATAACTTGGCCAATGAAGTGAACGAAGCAGGCAATGTGATTAGCGAACTTAACAAGCACGCTCAAGAGATCTCAACGGTATTAGCGACAATCCAAGGCATTGCAGAGCAAACTAATTTACTTGCGTTAAATGCGGCGATTGAAGCGGCTCGTGCGGGTGAACAAGGCCGCGGGTTTGCCGTGGTCGCTGATGAAGTTCGTGTGCTTTCACAGCGCACTCACTCTTCAACAGAAGAGATCAAATCGACGATCGACATACTGCAGCGTACAACGACCCAAGCCGTTGAGTTGATGGAAAGCAGTTCTAAACTGGCAATACATTCAGTAGAAGATGCCGACAGAGCTTCGCACGCGCTTGAAGAGATCAATACGGCCGTTGCTTTGATCAGCGATATGGCGACTCAAATTGCGACAGCAGCTGAAGAGCAAACACATGTGACGGGTGAAATTACCCAGAACGTGACGACCATTAAAGATGTTACCGACCACCTAGTTGTGGGCGCACAGGACAGATTAACTGAGTCGAACGAACTTAAGAGCCAAGCCGCTGGTTTAAGTGACAAAGTGGCGACTTTTAAGCTTGCTTAA
- a CDS encoding LysR family transcriptional regulator, giving the protein MDKLEAMNVFVTIVERGSLSAAAEHLELSRTKVTRYLGELENWMDTRLLHRTTRSLSLTSAGKETLEVARELLALEASLAGIRNQSREHLKGQLRITASYSIVDSFLMDVISRFIDKWPEVSIDIVSTDQTVNLVESRIDLAIRITNELTPNIVAKQLGECRSVICASPQYLKQKGTPKDAQDLAHHNCLSFSYFGKTAWTFNGPNGLESVPIKGNISANTSEVLLSATLKGNGICLLPFPSVEGLIENGRLVPLLSEWKPKTLGVHAIYGTRKQVTPLLRAFIDHLSSEMEQSTSW; this is encoded by the coding sequence ATGGATAAACTCGAGGCAATGAATGTCTTTGTCACCATCGTTGAGCGTGGCAGTTTGAGTGCAGCAGCCGAACACCTAGAGCTTTCTCGAACCAAAGTCACACGCTATTTGGGTGAGCTCGAAAACTGGATGGATACTCGCCTGCTTCATAGAACCACTCGAAGCTTGAGCTTAACCAGTGCGGGGAAAGAGACGCTTGAAGTCGCGAGAGAGCTGCTTGCCCTTGAAGCATCGTTAGCAGGTATCAGAAACCAAAGCCGAGAACACTTGAAGGGCCAACTTCGTATTACCGCGAGTTATTCCATTGTCGACAGTTTCTTAATGGACGTGATCAGCCGCTTCATCGACAAATGGCCCGAGGTTTCGATTGATATCGTCTCTACCGATCAAACAGTCAACCTTGTTGAATCACGCATCGATTTGGCTATTCGCATAACCAACGAGCTAACGCCCAATATTGTCGCGAAGCAGCTTGGTGAATGTCGTTCAGTGATTTGCGCGTCGCCTCAATATCTAAAACAGAAAGGCACACCCAAAGACGCGCAAGATCTAGCGCACCACAACTGTTTGTCATTCAGTTATTTTGGTAAAACCGCATGGACGTTTAATGGCCCAAATGGATTGGAATCAGTGCCGATTAAAGGGAACATCAGTGCGAATACGTCTGAGGTTCTGCTTTCTGCCACACTCAAAGGCAACGGTATCTGCTTACTGCCCTTTCCTTCTGTAGAAGGCTTAATAGAAAACGGACGATTGGTTCCTCTGCTCTCTGAATGGAAACCGAAAACGCTGGGTGTGCACGCAATTTATGGAACGCGTAAACAAGTCACACCGCTGTTAAGGGCCTTTATCGATCACCTATCTAGCGAGATGGAGCAATCGACAAGTTGGTAG
- a CDS encoding ACT domain-containing protein: MAAITDLDVLLKSMSPELIEGNYVFCTVDGALADYIQLDPIATFREKEGLTLVLAEDAARQAQLDFDGVFSLITLSVHSSLEAVGLTAAFATKLGSYGISANVIAGYYHDHIFVQKDKAEAAMGALREFSEAS, translated from the coding sequence ATGGCTGCCATTACCGATTTAGATGTTCTTCTCAAATCGATGTCGCCTGAGCTCATCGAAGGTAATTATGTTTTCTGTACTGTCGACGGAGCGTTGGCAGACTATATTCAACTCGACCCAATCGCGACCTTTCGTGAAAAAGAAGGCTTAACCTTGGTGCTCGCTGAGGATGCCGCACGCCAAGCTCAACTCGATTTCGATGGTGTGTTTAGCTTGATTACTTTGTCGGTACACTCAAGCCTTGAAGCGGTTGGGTTAACGGCTGCTTTCGCCACAAAGCTTGGCTCCTACGGCATCAGCGCCAACGTAATTGCAGGCTATTACCATGACCACATCTTCGTTCAGAAAGACAAAGCTGAAGCTGCAATGGGCGCACTTAGAGAGTTTTCAGAAGCGAGCTAA
- a CDS encoding Vmh family MBL fold metallo-hydrolase, protein MKKLSKNLLSRTALLGTMSLGAMLAASGVVSAADLSITHYNPGENAIFPATSVLVSGEKEVILFDAQFSVADGQKLVEQIKATGKELSMVYISSGDPDFYFGLEPIVAAFPNVEVVASEAVVAHIKRTKDAKLEYWGPILEDNAPSKVIVPTVLNDTTLSIEGETIEVREINTHQAYLWIPSEKTVFGGVSVYSGVHVWMADTASKEIRSQWSQSLERMKALEPEVVIPGHYLGEMPTGTNGVQFTLDYVADIEDALASTSKPTSVDISDYMKKAYPQFKATEGDLELGAKVLSGEMEWH, encoded by the coding sequence ATGAAGAAGTTATCTAAAAACCTTTTATCAAGAACCGCGCTTTTAGGAACAATGAGTTTAGGCGCTATGCTAGCTGCATCGGGTGTTGTCTCTGCAGCGGATTTAAGCATCACTCATTACAATCCGGGCGAAAATGCAATATTCCCAGCAACCTCTGTACTGGTTTCGGGAGAGAAAGAAGTGATTCTGTTTGATGCACAATTTAGTGTCGCAGACGGGCAAAAGCTGGTGGAGCAAATCAAAGCGACTGGCAAAGAGCTATCGATGGTTTATATCAGCAGCGGTGACCCAGATTTTTACTTTGGCTTAGAACCGATTGTAGCGGCATTTCCAAACGTCGAGGTTGTTGCCAGTGAAGCAGTTGTTGCACATATCAAGCGCACTAAAGATGCCAAGCTCGAATATTGGGGGCCAATTTTAGAAGACAACGCACCGTCTAAAGTTATTGTGCCAACCGTTCTTAACGACACCACGCTAAGTATTGAAGGTGAAACCATCGAGGTGAGAGAAATCAATACACACCAAGCTTACTTATGGATTCCGTCTGAGAAAACTGTGTTTGGTGGTGTGTCGGTTTATAGTGGCGTGCATGTATGGATGGCAGATACCGCATCGAAAGAGATTCGTAGCCAGTGGTCACAATCTTTAGAACGCATGAAAGCACTTGAGCCTGAGGTGGTGATTCCAGGTCACTACTTAGGTGAGATGCCAACGGGTACAAATGGCGTTCAATTTACATTGGATTACGTTGCTGACATCGAAGATGCGCTGGCAAGTACAAGTAAGCCAACGTCTGTTGATATCAGTGATTACATGAAGAAAGCATACCCACAATTTAAGGCGACGGAAGGCGATCTAGAACTGGGTGCCAAAGTGCTAAGCGGTGAGATGGAATGGCACTAA
- a CDS encoding VOC family protein: MFTIDSFVLYVADIHRSMDFYAKAFDCEPKLLSPTFAALDFADNVKITLKQADVLTPASNIKGGGTELSMPVADKETLESLYQAWKEEGIQFEQEPEESVYGINFLAVDPDGHRIRVFA, from the coding sequence ATGTTTACCATTGATTCATTTGTTCTTTATGTCGCAGACATTCATCGCAGCATGGACTTTTACGCCAAGGCATTTGATTGCGAGCCAAAGCTTCTATCACCAACCTTCGCTGCCTTAGACTTTGCAGACAACGTAAAAATCACACTTAAGCAAGCGGATGTTCTAACCCCAGCAAGCAACATCAAGGGTGGTGGCACTGAGCTCTCTATGCCTGTTGCAGACAAAGAGACATTAGAAAGTCTTTACCAAGCTTGGAAAGAGGAAGGCATTCAATTTGAACAAGAGCCAGAAGAATCGGTTTACGGCATCAACTTCCTTGCTGTTGATCCGGACGGACACCGTATCCGCGTCTTCGCTTAA
- a CDS encoding YafY family protein: protein MSRSQRLFDLLQLLRCHKYPVSADHLAKELNVSTRTIYRDIVTLQAQGAEIDGEAGVGYQLKPTFTLPPMMFSMEELEALRLGAEWVAKQANGEFSESARNAIAKISAVLPADHQAKRSEDIIRVASIIEVAELTIELSDIKLAIKQQNKAEIHYTDAKDHVSERIVWPMLIGLFEQHYVLVAWCETRSAYRNFRLDRIADWKMLEEIYQRPRHDLIKDWQNMEGIADKVIRY, encoded by the coding sequence ATGTCCCGAAGCCAACGTCTCTTCGATCTGCTCCAATTATTGCGCTGTCATAAATACCCCGTGTCGGCCGATCATCTCGCTAAAGAGCTAAACGTGAGTACTCGCACCATTTATCGAGACATCGTGACACTGCAAGCACAAGGCGCTGAAATTGATGGTGAAGCCGGAGTTGGTTATCAGTTGAAACCGACTTTCACGCTACCGCCGATGATGTTTTCAATGGAAGAGTTGGAAGCATTAAGGCTCGGTGCTGAATGGGTCGCTAAGCAAGCCAATGGCGAGTTCAGCGAATCGGCTAGAAATGCGATTGCCAAGATTTCAGCCGTACTACCTGCTGATCATCAAGCCAAACGCAGTGAAGACATTATTCGTGTCGCTTCTATTATTGAAGTCGCAGAGTTAACCATTGAGCTTTCAGACATCAAGTTGGCAATTAAGCAACAGAACAAAGCTGAAATCCATTACACAGACGCAAAAGATCATGTTAGCGAAAGAATCGTTTGGCCGATGTTGATTGGCTTATTCGAACAGCACTATGTGTTAGTCGCTTGGTGTGAAACGCGAAGTGCGTATCGTAATTTCAGGCTCGATAGGATTGCCGATTGGAAAATGCTTGAAGAAATATATCAACGTCCGCGTCATGACTTAATCAAAGACTGGCAGAACATGGAAGGCATTGCAGATAAAGTGATTCGCTACTGA
- a CDS encoding AraC family transcriptional regulator, with protein sequence MNVVKHHERRIRKVCDFIDGHLDEALSLEELSSVGASSKFHFHRVFKSFMGISTIQYVLLARLKRASFRLAFEPEHSVTDVAFEAHFESLEGFSRAFSRNFGQTPSQFRKQPNWPSWHSKYEFNPPKIGDRVMDVKVVEFCETQVALIEHKGSPKLVYNTAAKFIDWRKSTGLSPVKTSHTYGVPYSDPADTVEDEFRFDICGVHQGNVPKNAFGVKSGVIPGGRCAVAVHKGSHDLISDTVYYLYRNWLPESGEELRDFPCFFHYVNLVHEVDECDLITHIYLPIR encoded by the coding sequence ATGAATGTAGTGAAGCACCATGAACGAAGAATACGGAAGGTATGTGACTTCATCGATGGCCATTTAGATGAAGCTTTGAGTTTAGAAGAGTTAAGCTCTGTTGGCGCGAGCTCTAAATTCCATTTTCACCGTGTTTTTAAATCATTCATGGGTATTAGCACCATTCAATATGTACTGTTGGCGCGCTTAAAACGAGCTTCTTTTCGATTAGCTTTTGAGCCAGAACACAGTGTTACAGACGTTGCCTTTGAAGCGCATTTTGAAAGTCTCGAGGGGTTTTCTCGTGCATTTTCTAGAAACTTTGGGCAAACGCCCTCCCAGTTTAGAAAACAGCCAAATTGGCCATCTTGGCATTCAAAGTATGAGTTTAACCCACCGAAAATTGGAGACAGGGTAATGGACGTAAAAGTCGTAGAGTTTTGTGAAACACAAGTCGCTTTAATTGAACATAAGGGAAGCCCTAAGCTTGTCTACAACACGGCAGCCAAGTTTATTGATTGGAGAAAATCGACAGGGCTCTCTCCCGTAAAAACGAGCCACACTTATGGGGTGCCTTATTCCGACCCGGCTGATACCGTGGAAGACGAGTTTCGTTTTGATATTTGCGGAGTCCACCAAGGCAATGTGCCGAAAAATGCCTTTGGTGTGAAGTCTGGTGTTATTCCTGGCGGTCGATGCGCTGTTGCTGTTCACAAGGGAAGCCATGACCTAATCAGTGATACCGTTTACTACTTGTATCGAAATTGGTTACCTGAAAGTGGAGAGGAACTAAGGGATTTTCCATGCTTTTTCCACTATGTGAATCTTGTTCACGAAGTGGACGAATGTGATTTGATAACTCACATCTATTTACCGATACGTTAG
- a CDS encoding ABC-F family ATP-binding cassette domain-containing protein translates to MTTLISTSSISYDLTSCRLFDGLSFTIKKGDRIGLIGSNGCGKSTLLRLLNKDLPDYVSSVSFASYAEVALIEQHLPKRLLTMSMLDSVVDNLPAEIQLTEQWRAQIILSNLGFDESYWEQPIGTLSGGQYARVLVARALIVEPDVLLLDEPSNHLDLPTLLWLEQFLMDWKGTFVMVSHDQRLLDHVTNCTWVLRDKKLQTFSQTCTQARKALEEKDRADAERQEAEQKEINRIEKSAQRLAIWGRDFDNEGLARKAKSMEKRAAGLRTTMTRLDTIEPWTLSLSGESMKANRLLELASVPISATQDQAPLFEVLFQQVKSGDRVAILGKNGAGKSSLLKVLWASYQASQLEDNGYFHPQAEVGYYDQSLNQLCDEHSLIDSLYPFYPVSQEARKMALISAGFSYERHDQKIAELSGGERSRLLFVGLSLAKYHFLLLDEPTNHLDIEGKEELADCLTRFEGGLLLVSHDRELIESSCNRFWYINDGQLVEMTYLDAVYEAMSVGNQVDSLEAGGETPSTVLSRSMVSENQHSELVQNDDELLLERLLELEELLTQDQSRKAKHQKPDLQQKWQKEIVSINAKLELS, encoded by the coding sequence ATGACTACATTAATATCTACATCATCTATTTCTTACGATCTAACATCATGCCGCTTATTTGATGGGCTTTCTTTCACCATTAAAAAGGGTGACCGCATTGGCCTAATTGGCAGCAATGGGTGTGGAAAAAGCACCTTACTGCGTCTATTAAACAAAGACTTACCAGACTATGTTAGCAGTGTCTCATTCGCCTCTTATGCTGAAGTCGCGCTTATTGAGCAACATCTCCCTAAACGGCTGTTGACTATGTCGATGCTCGATTCCGTTGTCGATAACCTGCCAGCAGAGATACAACTCACTGAGCAATGGCGTGCTCAAATCATCTTGTCTAATTTAGGCTTTGACGAAAGCTATTGGGAGCAGCCGATTGGCACCTTAAGTGGCGGTCAATACGCACGAGTACTGGTGGCAAGAGCCCTGATTGTCGAACCTGACGTTCTACTACTGGATGAACCGAGCAACCACTTAGATTTGCCAACCTTGCTTTGGTTAGAGCAATTTCTGATGGATTGGAAGGGCACTTTTGTGATGGTGTCACATGACCAAAGGTTACTCGATCATGTAACCAACTGTACTTGGGTACTGCGTGATAAAAAACTGCAAACCTTTAGTCAAACCTGCACACAAGCAAGGAAGGCTTTAGAGGAGAAAGACCGAGCTGACGCTGAAAGGCAAGAGGCGGAACAAAAGGAGATTAACCGCATTGAAAAGAGTGCGCAGCGATTAGCTATTTGGGGCAGGGATTTCGACAACGAAGGCCTAGCACGCAAAGCCAAAAGCATGGAGAAACGTGCCGCAGGTTTACGAACGACCATGACGCGTTTGGATACGATTGAGCCATGGACACTAAGCCTATCCGGTGAGTCGATGAAAGCTAACCGCTTACTTGAACTAGCTTCGGTGCCAATCTCAGCTACGCAAGATCAAGCGCCACTGTTTGAAGTTCTGTTCCAGCAGGTTAAGAGTGGTGACCGAGTCGCTATCTTAGGTAAGAACGGCGCAGGTAAGTCTTCATTGTTGAAAGTGCTGTGGGCAAGCTATCAAGCCTCTCAACTTGAAGATAATGGTTACTTCCATCCTCAAGCTGAAGTGGGTTATTACGACCAAAGCTTGAACCAACTGTGCGATGAACATTCTTTGATAGATTCGTTGTACCCGTTTTATCCGGTTTCACAGGAAGCCAGAAAAATGGCTTTGATCAGCGCTGGCTTTTCTTATGAAAGACACGATCAAAAGATCGCTGAACTGAGTGGTGGCGAGCGTTCCCGGCTATTGTTCGTCGGGCTATCTTTGGCTAAGTATCACTTCCTGTTGCTTGACGAACCAACGAACCACCTAGATATTGAAGGTAAGGAAGAGCTGGCTGATTGTTTAACTCGTTTTGAAGGCGGCCTGTTGCTGGTTAGCCATGATCGAGAACTCATCGAGAGTTCATGTAATCGATTCTGGTATATCAATGACGGTCAGCTGGTGGAAATGACTTACCTAGACGCGGTTTATGAGGCTATGTCTGTCGGTAATCAAGTTGATAGCTTAGAGGCGGGAGGGGAAACTCCGAGCACTGTGTTATCACGATCCATGGTGAGTGAAAATCAACACTCTGAGCTAGTTCAAAATGATGACGAGTTGCTGTTGGAACGGCTATTAGAGTTGGAAGAGTTACTAACACAAGACCAGTCACGCAAAGCGAAACACCAGAAGCCAGATCTGCAACAGAAATGGCAGAAAGAGATAGTTAGCATAAACGCGAAACTCGAGCTCAGTTAG
- a CDS encoding TauD/TfdA family dioxygenase, whose amino-acid sequence MLKIEPITPHIGARIHGVDLATCSVTELDEVYQALLTHQVIFLDDQTLSPQQHLMIAERFGQLEPAHPFFPRVEHVPQVSVIETTRGNAPMESYWHTDLTWRELPSKASLLHAQHVPSVGGDTIWCSMTAVFESLDEDMKAKLRGLSATHSLVAFEGIESDQIELDWHKSLIKTAQENPPVIHSVVQIHPETGKETLYINEQFTRYINELDRQESDALLCQLFEVARRPEFQVRFKWDKGSMAIWDNRVTQHYAVIDYGDTPRKMHRVTVT is encoded by the coding sequence ATCTTGAAAATCGAACCTATTACCCCTCACATCGGTGCTCGTATTCATGGAGTCGATCTCGCTACATGCAGCGTGACTGAACTTGATGAGGTTTATCAGGCGCTTCTAACTCATCAAGTGATTTTTCTCGATGATCAAACCCTTTCGCCACAACAGCATTTGATGATTGCAGAGCGGTTTGGACAACTTGAACCAGCACATCCGTTTTTTCCTCGCGTCGAACATGTGCCTCAGGTCAGTGTGATAGAAACAACGCGTGGCAATGCTCCGATGGAAAGCTATTGGCATACGGATTTAACATGGCGTGAATTGCCATCGAAAGCTTCTCTGTTGCATGCTCAGCATGTACCCAGCGTGGGAGGGGACACGATTTGGTGTTCGATGACAGCTGTGTTTGAATCGTTAGATGAAGATATGAAAGCAAAACTGAGAGGCTTATCGGCGACCCATTCGCTGGTCGCGTTTGAGGGTATAGAGTCGGATCAGATTGAGCTTGATTGGCATAAGTCGTTAATAAAAACGGCTCAGGAAAATCCGCCAGTGATTCACTCTGTTGTTCAAATTCATCCAGAAACCGGTAAAGAAACACTCTATATCAATGAACAGTTTACGCGCTATATCAATGAGCTCGACCGTCAAGAGAGTGATGCTTTACTCTGCCAATTATTTGAAGTTGCACGACGCCCTGAGTTTCAAGTTCGTTTCAAATGGGACAAAGGCTCAATGGCGATCTGGGATAACAGGGTAACGCAGCATTACGCGGTGATAGATTACGGCGATACGCCAAGGAAAATGCACAGAGTGACGGTGACCTAG
- a CDS encoding hybrid sensor histidine kinase/response regulator, with protein sequence MNAIRKVYQYAEPNLTLVGWMGFVGFPIYYIVWEFLFPQPYENLPLRLACSVLFLGIIFRNRVPFEWRKYLPAYYQVAVTLCLPCFFFYMLLMNNWSNVWVMSFMSAIFLHILLVHVTKVMFAQTFAGIGIATLCAWVAQGFYLEITMDWTHVPIFLFIYLFGNLFYFRNQVEHENKVSLAKSFGAGIAHEMRNPLSGLLTSIDVMQSILPNPKSGDHKGQYALSNEDVIQLREVGDEAMEIIHSGNETIDLLLTSIDENRVSRSTFKKHSAQAVVEDSIASFNYKRAADKSAISLDVQSDFDFLGSDTLLKYVMYNLFKNAFHHRSPEDFHIHVTMCSDEVTNQIMVTDNGSGISSDVIRRIFQDFYTTGQSGNYGLGLPFCQKVMRSFGGEIKCQSEVEQWTQFTMTFPSLASNSVKEIKSELTKLKSVVMISDQKVLTSKMTEMSRFMGFDLTIMDVASALKNKEYQFEFDLVFVDMESLDLRASCLERIESLLSFTEARIIYLYEHHPIRRVRNVSFEPIWVETQVWLLNTKATIDRLLFDSNYVMPSVPVKPLEAANKRTIMVVDDNESLRRFTAMLLEKQGFDVVQKEDGQQALDALDSDDIDLILMDIEMPIMDGVEASRRIRSANKAYSSVPIIAHTGDSSPVTLEKMESSGMSDFIVKPADKNRLFDKIAHWI encoded by the coding sequence ATGAACGCTATTCGCAAAGTTTATCAATACGCAGAACCTAATCTCACCCTTGTGGGTTGGATGGGCTTTGTCGGCTTTCCCATTTACTACATTGTGTGGGAGTTTTTATTCCCTCAACCTTATGAAAACCTACCGCTGCGTCTAGCGTGTTCGGTACTGTTCTTAGGCATTATTTTTCGCAATCGCGTCCCATTTGAGTGGCGTAAATACCTTCCGGCTTATTACCAAGTTGCGGTAACCCTCTGCTTGCCGTGTTTCTTCTTTTACATGCTGCTGATGAACAATTGGTCCAACGTTTGGGTCATGTCTTTTATGTCGGCTATATTCCTGCATATTTTGTTGGTACACGTCACTAAGGTCATGTTCGCTCAAACTTTTGCCGGAATTGGAATTGCGACGTTATGTGCATGGGTGGCACAAGGTTTCTACCTAGAAATTACAATGGATTGGACGCATGTGCCCATCTTCTTGTTTATCTACTTGTTCGGTAACTTGTTCTATTTCCGTAATCAGGTGGAACATGAAAATAAGGTGTCACTGGCGAAGTCTTTTGGCGCCGGTATTGCCCACGAGATGCGAAACCCTTTAAGTGGTTTATTAACGTCTATTGATGTCATGCAATCGATACTGCCGAACCCCAAAAGTGGCGACCATAAAGGGCAATATGCGCTGAGCAATGAAGATGTTATCCAGCTACGAGAAGTGGGTGATGAAGCGATGGAGATCATCCACTCAGGTAACGAAACGATTGATCTGTTATTGACTTCAATTGATGAAAACCGTGTATCCCGATCGACCTTTAAAAAGCATTCGGCGCAAGCGGTCGTTGAGGATTCGATTGCCAGCTTCAACTACAAGCGCGCAGCCGATAAATCGGCAATCTCTTTAGACGTACAAAGCGACTTTGACTTCTTAGGCAGCGATACCTTGTTGAAGTACGTGATGTATAACCTGTTCAAGAACGCATTCCACCATCGTAGCCCTGAAGATTTCCATATTCATGTCACGATGTGCAGCGATGAAGTCACCAACCAAATCATGGTGACGGATAACGGCTCTGGCATATCAAGCGATGTGATTCGCCGCATCTTCCAAGACTTCTACACCACAGGCCAATCGGGTAACTACGGTTTAGGTTTACCATTTTGTCAGAAGGTCATGCGCTCGTTTGGTGGCGAAATTAAATGTCAGTCGGAAGTGGAGCAATGGACGCAATTCACGATGACGTTCCCATCTCTGGCATCCAACTCAGTCAAAGAGATAAAGAGCGAGCTGACTAAGTTAAAGAGTGTGGTGATGATCAGTGACCAGAAAGTTCTGACCAGTAAAATGACCGAGATGTCGCGTTTTATGGGCTTTGACCTCACTATTATGGATGTCGCTTCTGCGCTTAAAAATAAGGAATATCAGTTCGAATTTGATCTGGTGTTCGTTGATATGGAGAGCTTGGATCTACGAGCTAGTTGTTTGGAGAGAATTGAGTCACTGCTTTCGTTTACCGAAGCTCGAATCATTTACCTCTATGAGCATCATCCGATTAGGCGTGTACGTAACGTCTCTTTCGAGCCTATTTGGGTGGAAACGCAGGTTTGGCTACTCAATACCAAAGCGACCATCGACCGCTTACTTTTCGATTCCAATTACGTGATGCCTTCTGTGCCAGTAAAACCACTAGAGGCTGCGAATAAGCGTACAATTATGGTGGTGGATGACAATGAATCTCTGCGTCGTTTTACTGCGATGTTATTGGAAAAGCAGGGCTTTGATGTTGTGCAGAAAGAAGATGGTCAGCAAGCGTTAGATGCGTTGGATAGCGACGATATTGACTTGATTCTTATGGATATCGAAATGCCAATCATGGATGGTGTGGAAGCGTCTCGCCGAATTCGAAGTGCCAACAAAGCGTACTCTTCGGTGCCGATTATTGCCCATACCGGTGACAGTTCGCCCGTCACTTTGGAGAAAATGGAATCATCAGGCATGTCTGATTTCATCGTCAAACCCGCAGATAAAAACCGACTGTTCGATAAGATTGCTCACTGGATCTAA